In Papaver somniferum cultivar HN1 chromosome 1, ASM357369v1, whole genome shotgun sequence, a genomic segment contains:
- the LOC113315714 gene encoding uncharacterized protein LOC113315714, translated as MGVWESGFGYVSSTNEYKVVVMIIFEKETKLREVHVYTLGSGNGWRNIGKFNLETSREGVFVNGALYWVDDKLKTIVPFHLAEEKFGKHLSPPPLSSGDFHDYYKLGFLDGCLYFARDLDVLGSGYGAECWDAWLLKEKDDNHGMKEREGHQSTGWSEDRVYYELSSELFAVTRSYSVLSYRENKIYIDHDQEASTSETIVDFNECIGAVFPHRNTVVALKELGEETESLSTSCRRMRRWTPTYKLSFFEIETMTYFILGQSAIVIGWWWG; from the coding sequence ATGGGTGTTTGGGAGAGCGGATTTGGTTATGTTTCTTCGACAAATGAGTACAAAGTTGTTGTAATGATAATCTTTGAGAAAGAGACCAAGTTAAGGGAAGTTCACGTATACACTCTAGGGAGTGGAAATGGATGGAGAAACATTGGAAAGTTCAATTTGGAAACCAGCAGAGAAGGTGTATTTGTCAATGGAGCTCTTTATTGGGTGGACGATAAATTAAAAACCATAGTTCCCTTCCATTTAGCTGAGGAAAAGTTTGGTAAACATCTTTCACCACCTCCTTTGTCAAGTGGTGATTTTCATGATtattataaattagggtttctggatGGGTGTTTGTATTTTGCTAGAGATCTTGATGTGCTTGGCAGTGGATATGGAGCTGAATGTTGGGATGCGTGGCTATTGAAAGAGAAGGATGATAATCACGGTATGAAAGAGCGAGAGGGACATCAGTCAACGGGTTGGAGTGAAGATAGGGTTTATTACGAGCTTAGCAGCGAATTGTTTGCGGTTACGAGGAGTTACAGTGTCTTAAGTTACAGAGAGAACAAAATCTACATTGACCACGACCAAGAAGCTTCCACCTCGGAAACGATTGTGGATTTTAATGAATGCATTGGTGCAGTATTCCCTCACAGGAACACCGTAGTTGCcttgaaagaattaggggaagaGACAGAAAGCCTTTCAACCAGCTGTAGGAGGATGAGACGCTGGACACCAACTTATAAACTG
- the LOC113359975 gene encoding uncharacterized protein LOC113359975, with the protein MAVLLLYVDDILLTGSCSTMLDNLILCLKKAFAMKELGELGYFLGLEEVKNADSITLNQKKYTLELLDKAGMLDSKPCNTPVVKGVRLYVHDGTKLDNPIEYMIIVRALQYLKDTMPDICFGVNYVSQYMHSPTDMHFQFVKINLIYLK; encoded by the coding sequence ATGGCGGTTCTCttattatatgtagatgatattttaTTAACTGGTAGTTGTTCTACAATGTTGGATAATTTGATTCTATGCCTGAAGAAAGCGTTTGCTATGAAGGAATTAGGTGAACTTGGATATTTTCTTGGTTTGGAGGAAGTTAAAAATGCAGATTCTATTACTTTAAATCAGAAGAAGTATACTTTAGAACTGTTAGATAAGGCTGGGATGCTGGATTCTAAGCCATGTAATACTCCAGTGGTAAAAGGCGTTAGATTATATGTACATGATGGTACCAAATTAGACAATCCCATTGAATACATGATAATAGTGAGGGCATTACAGTATTTGAAAGATACTATGCCTGATATATGTTTTGGTGTGAATTATGTGTCCCAATATATGCACTCACCAACAGATATGCACTTCCAGTTTGTAAAAATCAATTTAATATATTTGAAATAG